In the genome of Cryptomeria japonica chromosome 8, Sugi_1.0, whole genome shotgun sequence, one region contains:
- the LOC131063809 gene encoding uncharacterized protein LOC131063809 has protein sequence MNHGENKSMMNYNNLGPPPGKFKMGWKNNGGNFLAPRPPREDNINMAGGHMNLIPSSSSAAAQGFKGRGTYLAPRAKWKVRNKAEKRKRKVVDAPAVGAIGTSQGRAYEPPRLHELQAQNRLKARKYYPKKKFNRFAPFAPRNTTSFIIQAKRNGGIAELVSPCPVTPAILPTPIISPAREGLADMAKQEWGLYGYGSMKGFIRLKDGDNDNGFEGETRDYDESSSGSDVEEHVEMERRLDHDLSRFVMTYPSTSSPPASGGFDGPRGLENRVDDQDNHIARLEEENLTLKERLFLMEQEMEDLRRRMMNLESGNPNVNNCAVIDNNNSNVIDNVATDDDAAEVCSEKSVGDGEGEKDLDGKAGDAGGALEAEGSREVAGNASCD, from the coding sequence ATGAATCACGGAGAAAACAAGAGCATGATGAATTATAATAACCTAGGCCCTCCGCCGGGGAAATTTAAGATGGGCTGGAAGAACAATGGAGGAAATTTTTTAGCTCCCAGGCCACCACGCGAGGACAATATTAATATGGCTGGGGGCCACATGAATCTAATCCCTTCGTCTTCCTCTGCTGCTGCGCAGGGTTTCAAGGGGAGAGGGACTTATTTGGCGCCCAGGGCGAAATGGAAGGTGAGGAACAAGGCGGAGAAACGGAAGCGCAAGGTAGTTGATGCCCCTGCTGTTGGAGCAATCGGGACGTCGCAGGGTCGAGCCTACGAGCCGCCAAGGTTGCATGAGCTGCAGGCGCAGAATCGTCTCAAGGCCAGGAAATATTACCCTAAGAAGAAATTTAACAGATTTGCCCCTTTTGCGCCTCGCAACACCACTTCTTTTATAATACAGGCGAAGCGCAACGGAGGTATTGCGGAGCTGGTTTCGCCGTGCCCCGTTACGCCTGCTATATTGCCTACACCGATTATTTCTCCGGCTCGTGAGGGTTTGGCTGATATGGCGAAACAGGAGTGGGGGCTTTACGGATACGGTTCTATGAAGGGTTTCATACGGCTGAAGGATGGGGATAATGATAATGGCTTTGAAGGGGAAACGAGGGACTATGACGAGTCGTCTAGCGGCAGTGACGTGGAGGAACACGTGGAGATGGAGCGGCGCTTGGACCACGATTTGAGCCGATTTGTGATGACATACCCTTCCACGTCGTCGCCTCCTGCCAGCGGGGGTTTTGATGGGCCTAGGGGTTTGGAGAACAGGGTTGATGATCAGGATAATCACATTGCGAGGCTGGAGGAGGAAAATCTGACGCTCAAGGAACGTTTGTTTTTGATGGAGCAGGAAATGGAGGATTTGCGCCGTCGTATGATGAATTTGGAAAGTGGAAATCCCAATGTTAATAATTGCGCGGTAATTGACAACAATAATAGTAATGTAATTGATAATGTTGCTACGGATGATGATGCTGCAGAGGTTTGCTCTGAGAAGAGCGTCGGTGATGGTGAAGGAGAAAAAGATCTCGACGGGAAGGCGGGTGACGCAGGCGGAGCTTTGGAAGCCGAGGGGAGCCGCGAAGTTGCTGGAAATGCTTCTTGTGATTAA